From a single Bacillus sp. NEB1478 genomic region:
- the comGD gene encoding competence type IV pilus minor pilin ComGD, whose product MKLNKGQYGFSLIEMMIVLLIISIMVTIAFPKFDAFQKNRKTEYFIASFQKDLLHIQQRAILEGSTYRLIINNENHFYEIRGYKSGQPVKKYFPEFITFVTYSMSLIIQYNQFGNINRAGTLYINSGNQTYKMVFQIGKGKFNVSKQ is encoded by the coding sequence GTGAAATTAAATAAAGGTCAGTATGGATTTTCTCTAATTGAGATGATGATAGTGCTTTTAATCATATCAATTATGGTTACAATTGCGTTTCCTAAATTTGATGCGTTTCAAAAAAATAGAAAAACGGAATATTTTATTGCTTCGTTTCAAAAAGATCTTCTTCACATTCAGCAAAGAGCAATTTTGGAAGGGAGTACGTACCGTTTGATTATTAATAACGAAAATCATTTTTACGAAATACGCGGTTACAAATCAGGTCAGCCCGTTAAGAAGTATTTTCCTGAATTTATAACGTTTGTAACTTATTCGATGTCATTAATCATTCAATACAATCAATTTGGAAACATAAATCGTGCAGGAACTCTGTATATTAATTCGGGAAATCAAACGTATAAGATGGTTTTTCAAATCGGAAAAGGAAAATTTAATGTATCGAAACAATAA
- a CDS encoding HNH endonuclease: MELSVHHIVPFRQFKGDSQKANRLSNLVSLCEHPCHRKRHSNS, encoded by the coding sequence ATTGAACTTTCTGTACATCATATTGTTCCTTTTAGACAATTTAAAGGCGATTCGCAAAAAGCAAATCGATTGTCTAATTTGGTAAGTTTATGTGAACACCCTTGTCACAGAAAGAGACATTCAAACAGTTAA
- a CDS encoding YqhG family protein, which translates to MQQHEIHRFLERYFDANECRILEKNFSYMKVQLTVDLDKVLMNRPFYWHYLEKTGGTPNPMTLTLVTGQQQAPDGKGEFVHFGSPRLHQIFATSKKLASFIRLYESVPQQGAQVPLIPWACLNVKVTYQCDQKKDQVLSYGIQLINGMIEDQFHLRLQKLLLTKRIPDFCYTLSPFIKPESALKRIEARIQENINQNEHTWADEAMKRWKEDEDLLESFYEEIETKPESYHVEKEALRTQYEPKIMVEIINGGLFYLSQ; encoded by the coding sequence ATGCAGCAGCACGAGATTCATCGATTTCTTGAAAGATACTTTGATGCTAATGAATGCCGTATACTTGAGAAAAATTTCAGTTATATGAAGGTTCAGCTTACCGTTGATCTTGATAAAGTGCTCATGAACCGTCCTTTCTATTGGCACTACCTAGAAAAAACCGGCGGTACTCCAAATCCGATGACACTTACATTAGTAACCGGACAACAGCAAGCACCAGATGGCAAAGGAGAATTTGTACATTTCGGCTCTCCGCGTCTTCATCAAATTTTTGCAACTTCAAAAAAGCTTGCTTCATTTATCCGTCTGTATGAATCTGTACCGCAACAAGGTGCTCAAGTCCCGCTAATTCCGTGGGCTTGCTTAAATGTGAAAGTAACCTATCAATGTGATCAGAAAAAAGACCAAGTGTTGTCTTATGGAATTCAACTGATTAATGGAATGATTGAAGATCAATTTCATCTGCGACTACAAAAACTGTTGCTAACAAAACGAATACCCGACTTTTGTTATACCCTTTCTCCTTTTATTAAACCTGAGAGTGCATTAAAGAGAATTGAAGCAAGAATACAGGAAAACATAAACCAAAATGAACACACATGGGCAGATGAAGCAATGAAACGGTGGAAGGAAGATGAAGATCTGCTAGAAAGTTTTTATGAAGAAATTGAAACAAAGCCAGAATCTTATCATGTTGAAAAAGAAGCACTGAGAACTCAGTATGAACCTAAAATTATGGTTGAGATCATAAATGGCGGACTGTTTTATTTATCACAATAA
- a CDS encoding YqzE family protein: MAAGTDVVKYLTQKIIKYLDEPKAVRTERKRAKKNEKEPMLSYLFGMVPMGLGLAIRKKRKK, from the coding sequence ATGGCTGCTGGAACTGATGTAGTGAAATATCTTACACAAAAAATAATCAAATATTTAGATGAGCCAAAAGCTGTAAGAACGGAAAGGAAGCGCGCAAAAAAGAATGAAAAAGAACCGATGCTCTCATACCTATTCGGGATGGTTCCGATGGGTTTGGGACTGGCAATTCGAAAAAAACGGAAAAAGTAA
- a CDS encoding biotin/lipoate A/B protein ligase family protein, with protein sequence MQKENWYFIDSGNCEPAINMALDEALLTWHSEGKIPPVIRFYGWDPATLSIGYFQKVEKEINLDAVKKYNLGFVRRPTGGRGVLHDKELTYSVIVSEEHEAMPQSVTEAYRVISEGIKEGFQNLGLDAYFAVPKTEEEREGLKNPRSAVCFDAPSWYELVVEGRKVAGSAQTRQKGVILQHGSILLDLEEDKLFDLFKYSSDRVRERMQTAFKKKAVAINDLVEQPITIDEAKAAFQKGFEEGLNVNLIPMTLTDQQWAEVEEIANNRYRNDEWTYRR encoded by the coding sequence ATGCAAAAAGAAAATTGGTATTTTATTGATTCAGGGAATTGTGAACCAGCGATTAACATGGCATTAGATGAGGCGTTATTAACGTGGCATAGTGAAGGGAAAATCCCTCCAGTTATCCGTTTCTATGGGTGGGATCCAGCGACTTTATCCATTGGCTATTTTCAAAAAGTAGAAAAGGAAATAAATCTGGATGCTGTAAAAAAATATAATCTTGGGTTTGTAAGACGCCCGACAGGCGGACGCGGTGTTCTTCATGATAAAGAACTGACGTATAGTGTCATTGTTTCTGAAGAACATGAAGCGATGCCTCAATCCGTTACCGAAGCCTACAGAGTCATTTCTGAGGGGATTAAGGAAGGATTCCAAAATCTCGGGTTAGATGCCTATTTTGCAGTACCTAAAACAGAAGAAGAACGTGAGGGGTTAAAAAATCCCCGTTCAGCTGTTTGTTTTGATGCACCTTCTTGGTATGAACTGGTCGTTGAAGGACGAAAAGTGGCTGGAAGTGCACAAACAAGACAAAAAGGTGTTATCTTGCAGCATGGTTCTATTTTATTGGATTTGGAAGAAGACAAGTTATTTGATCTCTTCAAGTATTCGAGCGATCGGGTACGTGAAAGAATGCAGACTGCTTTTAAGAAAAAAGCTGTTGCGATTAATGATTTAGTAGAGCAGCCAATTACAATAGATGAAGCAAAAGCAGCCTTTCAAAAAGGTTTTGAAGAAGGGCTTAATGTTAATTTAATACCTATGACGCTTACCGATCAACAATGGGCTGAGGTAGAAGAAATCGCAAATAATCGTTATCGAAACGATGAATGGACATATAGACGGTAA
- the gcvPB gene encoding aminomethyl-transferring glycine dehydrogenase subunit GcvPB: MRTEHQSLIFELSKPGRVGYSIPDLDVPEVDVESIIPSDYLRTEEPELPEVSELQIVRHYTALSNRNHGVDSGFYPLGSCTMKYNPKINEDVARFPGFANIHPLQDEETVQGAMEMMYRLQTSLAEITGMDEVTLQPAAGAHGEWTGLMMIRAYHEANGDFNRTKVIVPDSAHGTNPASATVAGFDSITVKSDERGLVDLEDLKRVVDHDVAALMLTNPNTLGLFEEHILEMAKIVHEAGGKLYYDGANANAILGFARPGDMGFDVVHLNLHKTFTGPHGGGGPGSGPVGVKADLIPFLPKPVLVKENDIYKFEYDRPQSIGRVKPYYGNFGINVRAFTYIMTMGPDGLHQVSENAVLNANYLMRRLEPYFDLPFTQHCKHEFVLSGRRQKKLGVRTLDMAKRLLDFGYHPPTIYFPLSVEEAIMIEPTETESKETLDEFIDKMIQIAKEAEESPEIVQEAPHTTVVKRLDEATAARKPILKYSK; the protein is encoded by the coding sequence ATGCGTACAGAACATCAGTCATTAATTTTTGAATTGTCAAAACCAGGCCGTGTAGGTTATAGCATTCCTGATCTGGACGTTCCTGAAGTAGATGTGGAATCCATTATTCCTTCAGATTATTTGCGTACGGAAGAACCGGAACTTCCGGAAGTATCAGAACTACAGATTGTTCGCCATTATACAGCATTGTCAAACCGCAACCATGGTGTTGACTCAGGGTTCTATCCACTAGGCTCATGTACGATGAAATATAACCCGAAAATCAATGAGGATGTTGCTCGTTTCCCAGGGTTTGCTAATATTCATCCGCTTCAAGATGAAGAGACTGTTCAAGGTGCTATGGAGATGATGTACCGTCTTCAAACTTCTCTTGCAGAAATTACTGGAATGGATGAAGTAACGCTGCAGCCGGCTGCGGGAGCTCATGGTGAGTGGACAGGTCTGATGATGATCCGTGCTTATCATGAAGCAAATGGAGATTTTAACCGTACAAAGGTAATCGTACCTGACTCAGCACACGGAACAAACCCAGCATCTGCTACAGTTGCAGGATTTGATTCGATTACCGTTAAGTCGGATGAACGCGGGCTGGTTGATTTAGAAGATTTGAAGCGTGTTGTAGATCATGACGTTGCAGCTCTAATGTTAACGAATCCAAACACACTTGGTCTTTTTGAAGAACATATCCTTGAGATGGCCAAAATCGTCCATGAAGCAGGCGGGAAGCTTTATTATGATGGAGCCAACGCAAATGCTATTTTAGGATTTGCAAGACCAGGAGACATGGGCTTTGATGTCGTACACCTTAACTTGCATAAAACGTTCACTGGACCACATGGAGGAGGAGGACCAGGATCAGGACCAGTTGGTGTAAAAGCTGACTTGATTCCGTTCTTGCCAAAACCGGTTCTTGTAAAAGAAAATGATATTTACAAGTTTGAATACGACAGACCGCAATCAATCGGCCGTGTTAAGCCTTACTACGGAAACTTCGGAATCAATGTCCGTGCGTTTACGTATATCATGACAATGGGTCCTGATGGCTTACATCAAGTGTCTGAGAATGCTGTATTGAATGCGAACTATTTAATGCGCAGATTGGAACCGTATTTTGATCTGCCATTTACACAGCATTGTAAACATGAATTTGTATTATCCGGCCGACGTCAGAAGAAGTTAGGCGTCAGAACATTGGATATGGCAAAACGTCTTTTAGACTTTGGTTACCACCCGCCTACAATCTACTTCCCATTAAGTGTAGAAGAAGCGATCATGATCGAGCCGACTGAAACAGAATCAAAAGAAACACTCGATGAATTTATCGATAAGATGATTCAAATCGCAAAAGAAGCGGAAGAAAGTCCTGAAATTGTTCAAGAAGCTCCACATACTACTGTAGTAAAAAGATTGGATGAGGCAACAGCTGCAAGAAAGCCAATCTTGAAATACAGCAAATAA
- the comGG gene encoding competence type IV pilus minor pilin ComGG encodes MNNQRGLIYPLIVILSFIVILFFGYLIERVYSERQFVYYEEDLRREERLCRQAVEKTADLLMESNESYPKEYYFTWNEGNVKVTVNKLNAEESLLQINAVTNHQHTKNVEVYYNVNQNRVTKWVEG; translated from the coding sequence ATGAATAATCAAAGGGGTTTGATTTATCCTTTGATCGTTATACTAAGTTTTATTGTCATTCTTTTCTTTGGTTATTTAATTGAAAGAGTATATTCAGAAAGACAGTTTGTTTACTATGAAGAAGATTTAAGGCGGGAAGAAAGGCTTTGCAGACAAGCTGTAGAAAAAACAGCTGATCTATTGATGGAATCCAATGAATCTTATCCAAAAGAATATTATTTTACTTGGAATGAGGGCAATGTTAAAGTTACTGTCAACAAATTAAATGCCGAAGAGAGCCTTTTACAAATAAATGCCGTTACGAATCATCAACATACAAAAAATGTAGAAGTATATTATAATGTAAACCAGAATCGTGTTACGAAATGGGTGGAGGGTTAA
- a CDS encoding ComGF family competence protein, whose translation MKKNIKPVLPIFKTVKRENGTTLLEVIIALGVMLLLTSLIPLLLIPIQKAPSSSQLEDTILFFSMLGKEIREASSIEIQNDQLIITEDDGNVMSFSKYHSLIRKQINGLGHEVWLQNIRSLEVEILSEDFIVVKIQDLFDRQFDRVFRRINK comes from the coding sequence ATGAAAAAGAATATAAAACCTGTGCTTCCTATTTTTAAAACTGTAAAAAGGGAAAACGGCACTACTTTATTGGAAGTTATCATCGCTTTAGGTGTCATGCTTTTGCTTACCTCTTTAATTCCACTGTTATTAATACCTATCCAAAAAGCTCCCTCATCTTCACAGTTAGAAGACACCATTCTATTTTTCTCGATGCTCGGAAAAGAAATTAGAGAAGCTTCTTCAATTGAAATTCAAAACGATCAATTAATCATTACTGAAGATGATGGTAACGTAATGAGCTTTTCGAAATATCATTCTCTTATTCGTAAACAAATCAATGGGCTTGGGCACGAAGTTTGGCTACAAAATATTCGTTCATTGGAAGTTGAAATCTTGTCAGAAGATTTTATAGTGGTTAAAATTCAAGATTTATTTGACCGCCAATTTGACCGTGTTTTTAGAAGGATTAATAAATGA
- a CDS encoding SNF2-related protein: protein MKIDVQFQRDWHDEFLKRVEEDGPWANWELYNLALEAENHLAIPEFLGLQAPNHLPDMTFLPHQLDVATTVIEQMNGKAILADEVGLGKTIEAGLILKEYMIRRLAKKILILVPASLVIQWTNELNSKFFIPAIAQKKAYVWEQCDVVVSSIDTAKRAPHRDIVLNQDYDLIIIDEAHKLKNKKTKNYEFVQLLKKKFCLLLTATPVQNRVEEIFNLVSLLKPGHLGNRENFDKDFKEDKHSLKNEEKLKQLVNKVMVRNRREETGLEWPKRIVKTIPITLSKTERDLYDEITTLKTDSYFDRSKFSIVTLQREACSSREAVFLTLKNMLQKDVPSPAMENRIVNLMKKIELVDQNSKALKALELIQSIDSKVIIFTEYRATQLYLQWFLQQHGISSVPFRGGFKRSKKDWMTHLFKTRAQVLIATEAGGEGINLQFCQNIINYDLPWNPMRIEQRIGRIHRIGQQGDVHIYNFATQNTIEEHILNLLYNKINLFESVIGELDEILTKFELKNIERHIADIFSTSDSEGEIRVKMDNLASLINLDGGIKQKGWEEHAAARDSSIS, encoded by the coding sequence ATGAAAATCGACGTTCAGTTTCAGCGTGACTGGCATGATGAATTCTTAAAACGTGTTGAAGAAGATGGACCTTGGGCAAATTGGGAGCTGTATAATTTAGCTCTAGAAGCAGAAAACCATTTAGCAATCCCTGAGTTTTTAGGCTTGCAAGCACCCAATCATCTTCCTGATATGACATTCCTTCCACATCAGCTGGACGTTGCAACGACCGTAATTGAACAAATGAACGGAAAAGCCATCCTTGCAGATGAAGTCGGACTCGGTAAAACAATAGAAGCTGGTTTAATACTAAAAGAATATATGATACGCAGGCTGGCAAAGAAAATACTAATCTTAGTTCCTGCTTCTTTAGTCATACAATGGACAAACGAGCTTAACTCGAAATTTTTCATCCCTGCTATCGCTCAAAAAAAGGCTTACGTCTGGGAACAGTGTGATGTTGTTGTCTCTTCTATTGATACAGCAAAACGAGCACCGCATAGAGATATTGTTCTTAATCAAGACTATGACTTAATCATTATCGATGAAGCACATAAATTAAAAAACAAGAAAACCAAAAACTATGAGTTTGTTCAATTACTAAAAAAGAAGTTTTGTCTTCTATTGACTGCTACACCAGTTCAAAATAGGGTCGAGGAGATCTTTAACCTTGTTTCTTTGCTAAAACCTGGTCATTTAGGCAACAGAGAGAATTTTGACAAGGACTTTAAAGAAGATAAACACTCTTTAAAGAACGAGGAAAAGCTTAAACAATTAGTAAATAAAGTTATGGTTCGGAACCGCCGTGAAGAGACTGGTTTAGAATGGCCGAAACGAATCGTAAAAACCATACCTATTACATTATCAAAAACGGAAAGGGATCTTTACGATGAGATCACCACTTTAAAAACCGATTCTTATTTTGACCGCAGTAAATTTTCAATTGTGACATTGCAGCGTGAAGCATGCAGTTCCAGAGAAGCTGTATTTCTCACATTAAAAAATATGCTTCAAAAAGATGTCCCATCTCCAGCTATGGAAAATCGAATTGTGAACTTAATGAAAAAAATTGAATTAGTTGATCAAAATTCAAAGGCATTAAAAGCACTGGAATTAATACAATCCATAGATTCAAAGGTCATTATTTTCACGGAATACCGGGCTACCCAGCTTTACCTTCAATGGTTTTTGCAGCAGCATGGAATCTCATCCGTACCTTTTAGAGGCGGATTTAAACGGAGCAAAAAGGACTGGATGACACACCTCTTCAAAACGCGTGCTCAAGTTCTTATCGCAACCGAAGCTGGAGGCGAAGGGATTAACCTGCAATTTTGTCAGAATATCATTAATTATGATTTGCCATGGAATCCTATGAGAATTGAACAGCGTATAGGACGGATCCATCGAATTGGGCAGCAGGGTGATGTTCATATTTACAATTTCGCCACACAAAATACCATAGAAGAACACATCTTGAATCTCTTGTATAACAAAATAAATCTGTTTGAAAGTGTAATCGGAGAACTCGATGAAATCTTAACAAAATTCGAACTTAAAAATATAGAACGACATATCGCTGATATTTTTAGCACATCGGATAGTGAAGGTGAAATAAGAGTAAAGATGGATAATCTGGCTTCTCTTATAAACTTGGATGGAGGAATTAAACAGAAAGGATGGGAAGAGCATGCAGCAGCACGAGATTCATCGATTTCTTGA
- a CDS encoding rhodanese-like domain-containing protein has translation MEWIILLVIAVAVIGYMVGMAFYQKKYLKTLTEEEFKAGYRKAQLIDVREPEEFKKGHILGARNIPLSQMRQRLKEVRNDQPVYLYCESGFRSARAAQFLKKKKYVQLHHLQGGFKKWTGRVKNS, from the coding sequence ATGGAATGGATTATTTTATTAGTTATCGCAGTAGCTGTTATTGGCTATATGGTGGGTATGGCTTTTTACCAAAAGAAATATTTAAAAACATTAACGGAAGAAGAATTCAAGGCTGGTTATCGTAAAGCGCAATTAATTGATGTGCGTGAGCCAGAAGAGTTTAAAAAAGGACACATTCTTGGAGCACGAAACATTCCTCTTTCTCAAATGAGACAAAGGTTAAAAGAAGTGAGAAACGATCAGCCTGTTTATTTATATTGTGAGAGCGGATTTAGAAGCGCCCGTGCCGCACAATTCTTAAAAAAGAAAAAATACGTTCAGCTCCATCATCTTCAAGGCGGGTTCAAAAAATGGACTGGCCGCGTAAAAAATTCATAA
- the gcvPA gene encoding aminomethyl-transferring glycine dehydrogenase subunit GcvPA, producing the protein MTFRYLPMTDQDKKEMLETIGIETTEELFQDIPEQVRFRGRLQIEEALSEPALVKEMSRLAAKNKNTKEYASFLGAGVYDHYTPSIVNHMLLRSEFYTAYTPYQPEISQGELQAIFEFQTMICELTGMDVANSSMYDGGTALAEAGLLSAAQTRRKKIVVSKSVHPESRDVLKTYAKGQHLEVVEVDTENGVTSLNGLRSAVNEDTACVIVQYPNFLGQIEPLKEIEEIIHTQKGMFVVSSNPLALGAITPPGKFGADIVVGDAQPFGIAQGFGGPHCGYFAVTAKLMRKVPGRLVGQTVDEDGKRGFVLTLQAREQHIRRDKATSNICSNQALNALAASIAMTALGKKGVKEVAYQNIQKAHYAKKIVEEKGLKIAYEGSFFNEFVIELKCSAKEANQKLLESGMIGGYDLGLSYPELKNHMLLAVTEMRTKEEIDQLANVLEGLSCVQNISH; encoded by the coding sequence ATGACGTTCCGTTATTTACCTATGACAGACCAAGACAAAAAAGAAATGCTTGAAACGATCGGAATTGAAACGACAGAAGAACTTTTTCAGGATATTCCCGAGCAAGTGCGCTTCAGAGGAAGACTGCAAATTGAAGAAGCTCTGTCAGAGCCTGCTCTTGTAAAAGAAATGTCACGCCTTGCAGCAAAAAACAAAAATACAAAAGAATATGCTTCATTTTTAGGTGCAGGTGTATATGACCACTACACACCATCAATCGTGAATCATATGCTTTTACGATCTGAGTTCTATACAGCTTATACACCATACCAGCCAGAAATTTCTCAAGGTGAGCTGCAGGCTATTTTTGAATTTCAAACGATGATTTGTGAACTAACGGGCATGGATGTAGCAAACTCTTCTATGTACGATGGCGGAACGGCTCTTGCTGAAGCAGGATTACTATCTGCTGCTCAAACACGCAGAAAGAAAATCGTTGTTTCTAAATCTGTTCACCCTGAATCGCGTGATGTGCTGAAAACGTATGCAAAAGGACAGCATTTGGAAGTAGTTGAAGTAGATACAGAGAATGGGGTCACTTCACTTAACGGACTGCGTTCAGCTGTTAATGAAGATACAGCATGTGTCATTGTACAGTATCCTAACTTCTTAGGACAAATTGAGCCGTTAAAAGAAATTGAAGAAATTATTCACACCCAAAAAGGGATGTTCGTTGTTTCCTCAAATCCACTTGCATTAGGAGCGATTACGCCTCCAGGTAAATTTGGAGCGGATATTGTAGTGGGTGATGCTCAGCCATTTGGAATCGCGCAAGGTTTTGGTGGTCCTCACTGTGGTTATTTTGCAGTCACTGCAAAACTCATGCGTAAAGTGCCAGGTCGTTTAGTAGGACAAACAGTTGATGAAGATGGAAAGCGTGGATTCGTATTAACACTTCAAGCGCGCGAACAGCATATCAGACGCGATAAAGCAACAAGCAACATCTGTTCGAATCAGGCGTTAAATGCACTTGCTGCTTCAATAGCTATGACAGCACTAGGTAAAAAAGGTGTGAAGGAAGTAGCTTATCAAAACATTCAAAAGGCACATTATGCAAAAAAAATAGTTGAAGAAAAAGGCTTGAAAATAGCTTACGAAGGATCGTTCTTCAACGAATTCGTTATTGAATTAAAATGTTCAGCTAAAGAAGCAAACCAAAAATTGCTAGAATCAGGTATGATCGGCGGATATGACCTTGGTTTATCTTATCCTGAGCTGAAAAACCATATGCTGCTTGCCGTAACAGAAATGCGAACAAAAGAAGAAATTGACCAACTTGCAAATGTTTTGGAGGGATTATCATGCGTACAGAACATCAGTCATTAA
- the gcvT gene encoding glycine cleavage system aminomethyltransferase GcvT — MATLLRTPLFDIYKEHGGKVIDFGGWELPVQFSSIKEEHEAVRTKAGLFDVSHMGEFDVKGPNALSFLQYTMTNDVSKLQNGQAQYTAMCYENGGTVDDLLVYKRADNDYLLVVNASNIEKDFEWLQSHVTEGVELVNVSPEYAQLAIQGPNAENILQKLTDTNLSEIGFFRFKEDVSLAGITALVSRTGYTGEDGFEIYLNQAEAEKLWTQILEAGSEDGLLPCGLGARDTLRFEAKLALYGQELTKDITPLEAGIGFAVKTDKEADFIGKDVLAQQKKEGAPRKLVGIEMIDKGIPRSHYEVFKGDVKIGEVTTGTQSPTLKKNLGLALLEKEYSELGTEVEVQIRQKRLKAKVVASPFYKRGK; from the coding sequence ATGGCTACATTACTGCGTACACCGCTGTTTGATATATACAAAGAACATGGTGGAAAAGTGATTGATTTCGGTGGTTGGGAATTGCCTGTTCAATTCTCAAGTATTAAAGAGGAACATGAAGCAGTTCGAACAAAGGCTGGATTATTTGATGTTTCACATATGGGTGAATTTGATGTAAAAGGGCCAAACGCTTTGTCATTCCTTCAGTATACGATGACAAATGATGTGTCCAAGCTGCAAAACGGCCAGGCTCAATATACTGCGATGTGCTATGAGAATGGCGGTACAGTAGATGATCTTTTAGTATACAAAAGAGCAGATAACGACTACCTGCTTGTTGTGAATGCCTCAAATATTGAAAAAGATTTTGAGTGGCTTCAAAGTCATGTTACTGAAGGCGTGGAACTTGTTAACGTGTCTCCTGAATACGCTCAGCTAGCTATCCAAGGGCCAAATGCCGAAAACATACTGCAAAAACTAACAGATACTAATCTATCTGAAATCGGATTTTTCCGTTTTAAGGAAGACGTTTCATTAGCAGGAATAACTGCTCTTGTATCAAGAACAGGTTATACCGGAGAAGACGGCTTTGAGATCTATCTTAACCAAGCAGAAGCAGAGAAATTATGGACTCAGATTTTGGAAGCAGGAAGCGAAGATGGTTTGCTGCCTTGTGGATTAGGAGCTCGTGATACGCTTCGTTTCGAAGCAAAGCTTGCACTTTATGGGCAAGAGTTAACAAAGGATATTACACCGCTTGAAGCAGGCATTGGATTTGCTGTAAAAACGGATAAGGAAGCTGATTTCATCGGGAAAGATGTCCTTGCTCAACAAAAGAAAGAGGGAGCACCGAGAAAGCTTGTCGGAATAGAAATGATCGATAAAGGTATTCCGCGTTCTCATTATGAAGTGTTTAAAGGTGACGTGAAAATCGGAGAAGTGACAACGGGGACACAATCACCAACGTTGAAAAAGAACCTAGGGTTGGCTCTTCTAGAAAAAGAATACAGTGAATTGGGAACTGAAGTTGAAGTTCAAATTCGCCAAAAGCGCTTAAAAGCAAAAGTAGTAGCTTCACCATTTTATAAACGAGGAAAATAA
- a CDS encoding shikimate kinase, giving the protein MNTIYLVGFMGCGKSSVGQLLSKKLEVPPYDVDTTVEKLRGQTIKEIFASEGEEAFRNYESLAIRQLPLEHAVVMTGGGAVVREENLSYMKSKGTVIFLKTSFSVLWNRLMKEEERNKRPILLTKTKEEVFELYQMRNKFYEKSDVTIVTDELTTEEVCLRILNEINKIV; this is encoded by the coding sequence TTGAACACCATATATTTAGTAGGTTTTATGGGGTGCGGTAAATCATCAGTAGGACAGCTTTTATCAAAAAAATTGGAAGTGCCGCCATATGATGTAGATACCACCGTTGAAAAACTTCGCGGTCAAACGATAAAAGAAATATTCGCAAGTGAAGGTGAAGAAGCTTTCCGCAATTATGAGTCTCTTGCAATAAGACAGCTGCCACTCGAACACGCTGTCGTTATGACAGGAGGAGGTGCTGTTGTTCGCGAAGAAAATTTATCTTACATGAAAAGCAAAGGAACAGTCATCTTTTTAAAAACAAGCTTTTCTGTATTATGGAATAGATTGATGAAGGAAGAGGAAAGAAATAAAAGACCAATTCTTCTTACTAAAACTAAAGAAGAAGTATTTGAACTTTATCAAATGAGGAATAAATTTTATGAAAAAAGTGATGTAACGATCGTTACGGATGAATTAACTACGGAGGAAGTCTGCCTCCGTATATTGAATGAAATAAATAAAATCGTTTAA
- the comGC gene encoding competence type IV pilus major pilin ComGC has product MKNQDGFTLIEMMIVLLIISILMLIALPSMTKNNKVVKSLGCEATIDLVQGQVGAYEAETGSIPTPEELKDGGYVDTIVCPDKSQLIIDSEGNVSVNEETPGG; this is encoded by the coding sequence ATGAAAAATCAGGATGGCTTTACATTGATCGAAATGATGATTGTTCTTCTGATCATTTCAATACTGATGTTAATCGCTCTGCCAAGTATGACAAAGAACAATAAAGTCGTGAAATCGCTTGGATGTGAAGCTACTATAGACCTTGTACAAGGACAAGTTGGTGCATATGAGGCAGAAACGGGCAGCATACCAACCCCAGAAGAACTAAAGGATGGAGGATATGTTGATACAATTGTATGTCCTGATAAGAGCCAGTTAATAATTGATAGCGAAGGGAACGTTAGCGTAAATGAGGAAACTCCTGGAGGGTGA